In one Gossypium hirsutum isolate 1008001.06 chromosome D09, Gossypium_hirsutum_v2.1, whole genome shotgun sequence genomic region, the following are encoded:
- the LOC107891824 gene encoding plastid-lipid-associated protein, chloroplastic — translation MATIFQLNNFPCKTFLTTPKHLQSTSKPSILLLNSIKRTQNSSSVSHFLTRKSIRSRPGFQIFAADDDEGSPDKEEEVMEDPETESGGVIVAEAEAEEEKPKEEVGEIESLKKALVDSFYGTDRGWKASSETRAEIVELITLLEAKNPTPAPTDSLPLLNGKWILAYTSFTGLFPLLSRGQLRLVKVEEISQTIDAESLTVQNSVQFSGPLASSSISASAKFEVRSPRRVQIKFQEGIIGTPQLTDSIVLPENVEFMGQNIDLAPIKGLLNSVQDTASTVAKTISSRPPLKFSLSNSNSESWLLTTYLDEDLRISRDGGSVFVLIKEGSSFLTTMN, via the exons ATGGCTACGatttttcaactcaataactttccATGCAAGACTTTCTTAACAACTCCAAAACATCTTCAGTCCACTTCAAAGCCTTCAATTCTACTTCTCAACTCTATCAAACGAACCCAGAATTCAAGCAGTGTATCTCACTTTTTGACCAGAAAATCAATCCGGTCAAGACCCGGTTTCCAAATTTTTGCTGCAGACGATGACGAGGGGAGCCCAGACAAGGAGGAGGAGGTGATGGAGGATCCAGAAACAGAGAGCGGTGGAGTGATCGTGGCCGAGGCCGAGGCAGAGGAGGAGAAGCCTAAAGAAGAAGTGGGTGAAATCGAGAGCTTGAAGAAAGCATTAGTGGATTCGTTTTATGGGACTGATCGTGGGTGGAAAGCTAGTAGTGAGACGAGAGCTGAGATTGTAGAGCTTATAACTCTGCTTGAGGCTAAGAATCCAACTCCAGCACCAACTGAttctttgcctttgctcaatGGCAAATGGATTCTCGC GTACACGTCTTTCACCGGTCTGTTTCCGCTGTTGTCAAGGGGTCAATTGCGATTAGTAAAAGTGGAGGAAATATCACAGACCATAGATGCTGAAAGTTTAACTGTGCAGAACTCTGTCCAATTCTCGGGGCCGTTAGCCTCGAGTTCTATTAGTGCAAGCGCAAAGTTCGAGGTCCGAAGTCCCAGGCGAGTGCAG ATCAAGTTTCAGGAAGGCATAATCGGAACTCCCCAGCTGACGGACTCCATAGTCTTACCCGAAAATGTGGAATTTATGGGACAAAATATCGATCTAGCTCCTATCAAAGGCTTGCTCAACTCTGTACAAGACACGGCTTCCACTGTTGCAAAGACGATTTCGAGCCGACCACCGTTGAAGTTCTCATTATCAAACAGCAATTCGGAATCATGGTTACTTACCACATACCTTGATGAAGACCTGCGGATTTCAAGAGACGGCGGGAGCGTTTTCGTGCTCATCAAGGAGGGCAGTTCTTTCTTGACCACCATGAACTAA